In Virgibacillus sp. NKC19-16, a single genomic region encodes these proteins:
- a CDS encoding sigma-54 interaction domain-containing protein codes for MANERYYLDAVLSTEDDAITIINQHKEVIFWNDAAIQTYNIKRNEIIDRQITDFFHDDDLMALNVLETKKPVQGTYHRPRRDKHVVVNASPIFTDDGELIGAISAERDITHVVKLNDSLLTTSTALNELRQKVYTTNTEENPFSRLKGNSLPLQQMIQIASKAAKTDATTLVLGESGTGKEICARAIHEASPRKNGPFIPVNCGAIPEALFESELFGYEGGAFTGAEKKGKTGKIEMANGGTLFLDEVGELPLDMQVKLLRVLQENIIYKVGSSSGKPVNVRFIAATNQNLEQQMQEKQFRSDLFYRLNVIQITMPPLRQRINDVVELAKLFLKQFAVQYEVPLPTLEQDAVEALFQHHWPGNVRELRNLIERVIILSEKSVIKKQDILAFFHNTSTPNTVQEIESNHSLVQEKEDIEKKRIEEALQQNNGNKSAAAKILGISRVTLYSKMRKYGIRD; via the coding sequence ATGGCTAATGAACGTTATTACCTGGACGCTGTATTATCAACAGAAGATGATGCGATAACGATTATCAACCAACATAAAGAGGTTATTTTTTGGAATGATGCCGCCATACAAACGTATAACATTAAACGTAATGAGATTATAGACAGGCAAATAACAGATTTTTTCCATGACGATGATTTAATGGCTTTAAATGTGCTTGAGACGAAAAAACCAGTTCAAGGTACGTATCACAGGCCACGCCGGGATAAGCATGTTGTCGTTAACGCCTCCCCTATTTTCACGGATGATGGAGAATTAATTGGAGCGATATCCGCAGAACGGGATATCACGCATGTTGTAAAATTAAATGACAGTTTATTAACCACCTCTACAGCGTTAAATGAATTAAGACAAAAGGTTTATACAACGAACACAGAGGAAAACCCTTTTTCACGGCTAAAAGGAAATAGCCTCCCTCTCCAGCAAATGATTCAAATTGCAAGTAAAGCTGCCAAAACAGATGCCACAACACTCGTTCTCGGAGAAAGCGGGACTGGAAAAGAAATTTGTGCAAGGGCGATTCACGAGGCAAGCCCACGCAAAAACGGCCCATTTATTCCAGTTAACTGCGGAGCTATTCCAGAAGCATTATTTGAAAGCGAATTATTTGGCTATGAAGGGGGTGCATTTACGGGAGCCGAGAAAAAGGGAAAAACCGGCAAAATTGAGATGGCAAACGGTGGAACCTTATTTCTGGATGAAGTTGGTGAGCTCCCGCTGGATATGCAGGTAAAGCTGCTTCGTGTACTGCAGGAAAATATCATTTATAAAGTGGGCAGTTCTTCTGGAAAACCAGTGAACGTTCGCTTCATCGCAGCAACGAATCAGAATCTGGAGCAGCAAATGCAAGAAAAACAATTCCGTTCCGATTTATTTTATCGCTTAAACGTCATTCAAATCACCATGCCTCCACTAAGACAGCGAATCAATGATGTAGTCGAACTGGCAAAATTATTTCTCAAACAATTTGCCGTTCAATACGAAGTGCCACTCCCAACACTCGAACAAGATGCAGTAGAAGCCCTTTTTCAACATCACTGGCCGGGCAATGTACGCGAGTTACGAAATTTGATCGAACGTGTAATCATACTCTCGGAAAAATCCGTGATCAAAAAACAAGATATCTTGGCCTTTTTCCATAATACTTCTACTCCAAATACTGTACAGGAAATAGAAAGCAATCATTCGTTGGTTCAGGAAAAAGAAGATATCGAGAAAAAAAGGATTGAAGAAGCGCTCCAGCAAAATAATGGAAATAAAAGTGCCGCTGCTAAAATACTCGGGATTTCACGGGTGACGCTTTATAGTAAGATGAGGAAATACGGGATTAGAGATTAA
- a CDS encoding GNAT family N-acetyltransferase: protein MKTTIRLLQNNDYPHVQDLDTGIEDDYVKDIFDRLIQGPSRLFGLFQDGQLVSIAGYTIYAGSYAMLGRLRSDRRWKGNGFSTSLMTHVLNAAFTLHSIKWAGANTQEHNLSAQRVIEKNGLSNYIILHGAVTKDTSALETGAKPWNPVTDLQRKRDWVQQTYVKSAQVFPYECYYPFPGSMDLFQDHDLEQWAFYENDDQTRVLITKTDQKKNHYLHAVYPWSDMATQPGLWETISSDYGRLKEQTGEDTYIWMDLTKEEAQTLPANHRFELPSPWLLYGIYKEEYEKLG, encoded by the coding sequence ATGAAAACAACAATTCGACTTTTGCAAAATAACGACTATCCTCACGTTCAAGATTTGGACACTGGCATTGAAGATGATTATGTAAAAGACATATTTGATAGACTTATACAAGGGCCTAGTCGCTTATTTGGGTTATTCCAGGACGGGCAGCTTGTTAGTATAGCAGGATATACCATTTATGCAGGTAGTTATGCAATGTTAGGCAGATTAAGAAGCGACCGCAGATGGAAGGGAAACGGTTTCTCCACGTCTCTGATGACCCATGTATTGAACGCAGCATTTACCCTACATAGTATTAAGTGGGCTGGTGCCAACACGCAGGAGCATAATTTATCAGCACAACGTGTAATAGAAAAAAACGGTCTATCCAACTATATAATATTACACGGGGCTGTTACTAAAGATACCTCTGCGCTAGAAACAGGTGCAAAGCCTTGGAATCCAGTTACCGACTTACAGCGAAAAAGAGATTGGGTACAACAAACCTATGTAAAATCAGCACAGGTTTTCCCGTATGAATGTTATTACCCCTTCCCCGGTTCCATGGACTTATTTCAAGATCATGACCTTGAGCAATGGGCGTTTTATGAAAATGATGATCAAACCCGTGTATTGATTACCAAGACTGATCAAAAGAAGAATCATTATCTGCATGCCGTATACCCATGGAGCGATATGGCCACGCAACCCGGATTATGGGAGACAATTTCAAGCGATTACGGGAGATTAAAAGAACAAACAGGAGAAGACACCTACATATGGATGGATTTAACAAAAGAGGAAGCTCAAACATTGCCTGCTAATCATCGATTTGAGTTGCCCTCTCCGTGGCTGCTGTATGGGATTTATAAAGAGGAATATGAGAAATTAGGTTAA